One Candidatus Rokuibacteriota bacterium genomic window, AGTTACTCCGCACCATGCGGCATAGACGCGAGCCGATGAAAGCCACCCCGGCAGGTTCGGGTATTCGTGCAGGAACACGGCGTTGTGAAGAAAGTGCAGAAAACTGGCCGCGCAATACGCGAGCATGAGAAACCGCAAAACAGTCTCAGTCACGATCGGCCTGAGCCCGCCTCCACCATGCGGCCGGTGGATACTTGGCGAACCGGGCCCGATCAGCCGGCGGCCACGGGCGCGGATGCCGGCGCGGCGGCCGAGGTCGGAATTCTGCCGGGCAGGAACGCGACGAAGAGCGTGGTCGAGGCGGAGATCATGGCCATCACCATGAGCAGCGTCGTGAAGCCGGCGGCCTTCACGGTGGGGCCGAGCAGGTAGACAGCCACCGAGCTCACCCCGAAGGACACCGCCAGCCGCATGCCCGACACGCGCGAGCGCATCCGGTCGTCCACGTACCGCACGATCATGGCGTCGATGAAGGGGATGGCGCCGAACACGAACACCATGAAGGCGAGCATCGCCGCGTAGAGCGGCCAGCCGGTGGCCTGGGAGGCGAGGGCGAAGAGCACCACCTGGGAGCCGGCGATGGGCAGGTAGATCCACTTGAGCGGGTAGCGGTCGATCAGCCGGCCGACGACCAACTGGGCGAGCGAGGCGATGGTGTAGACCAACGCGAGCAGCACGCCCAGCGTGGCTGGGTCGTCCACGAGCCCGGCCAGGCGCTCGGCGAGGAGCCTCCCGTTGCCGTTGGTCGTGAAGTTGAAGATCAGGCTGCTCGAGATGGCGGCAAGCGTCATCACGAGGAGCACGCGCGCCATCACCGACGGCGGAAGCTCCACCGTCTTCTGCGCCCGCCGGGCCGGCGCCACGTGCTCCCGCGGGGCGAGGAGCGCGAAGAGCGCGCCGAAGACGAGGGCAAGCCCGCCGGGGACTGCGAAGGCCACGCGCCAGCCGAAATATTTGACGAGGAACCCGGTCAACACCGCCGCCACCGCGATCCCCAGATTGCCGGCCAGACCGTTGAGGCCGATGGTGAAGCCCGGCCTCCGCGTGTTCTGCACCAGCATCGGGATGCCGACCGGGTGGTAGATGGACGCGAATACGCCCATCAGGGTGAGGACCGCCGCCAGCGACCACGCGTCCTTGGCCAGGGCCACGAGCAGTCCCGAGACGCCCATGCCGAGGAAGAAGACGATCATCATCGCGCGACGCCCCCAGAGGTCGCCGAGCCGGCCCGCCGGCAAGGAGCCGAGGCCGAACATGACGAAAGCGCCCACGGTGTAGGGCATCAGATCCTGCCAGGCCATTCCCCACTCGGCGGCGATGGCCGCCACGGCAGTGGCGAAGATCAGGAGGAAGAGGTGGTCCAGGGCGTGGCCGGCATTGAGCAGGAGCGCGGTCGGGCTTCCATTGGACATGGCGGTGATTCTACATCAGGTGACGCTCGCTGACGGGCCCTAGCGCGGATTATTCGTGAAGACATCGCCACCCTCACCCTACCCTCTCCCTCTCCGAGGGAGAGGGAGCCATTTCGAATCCCTCGCCCCCAGAGGGGGAGAGGGCCGCAGTTCGAGCTGAGCCGCTCAGCGGCGAGGCGAGGGCTGAGTAAATGAGGGGGCGGGTAGGACGCGCAACACGCGTTCATGAATAATCCCCGCTAGGCTCGGCACGCTTCACGCGACGCCCCTCCCCCACGTTGCCTTCAACTCGGCTTTTGAGTATCCTCAGACCGCGCTCCCGGAGCGCCCCGCTCCCACACCCTGACCCTGGAGGAGGAGCCCATGTCCCACCCTGAGTCCTCGAGCCATCTGAGCCGCCGCGAGATCCTGCGCGGGAGCGCGGTCGTCGGCGTCGCGCTGGCGCTGGGTCCCGCGGCCCCGGCCCTCGCCCAGAAGAAGACCGTGAAGCTGGCCTTCATCGGGCCGCTCACCGGCGGCACGGCCTCCAACGGCCTCGGCGGGCGCAACTCCTTCCTGCTGGCCGTGCAGGAGCGCAACGCCGATCCAAAGTCCAAGTACCAGTACGAGACCGAAGTGCTGGACGACGAGTGCAAGCCCACGGTGGCCGTGCAGGCGGCGCTCAAGGCCTCCTCCGATCCGCGGGTCGTCGCGGGCGTGACTCACTACTGCTCGGTCACGGCCATCGCGACCGTCGACACCTATCACAAGGCCGGAATGCCGGCCATGGTGTGGGGCGCCGTGCTGCCGGAGATCACCTACAGCCACGACTACATCG contains:
- a CDS encoding MFS transporter, producing the protein MSNGSPTALLLNAGHALDHLFLLIFATAVAAIAAEWGMAWQDLMPYTVGAFVMFGLGSLPAGRLGDLWGRRAMMIVFFLGMGVSGLLVALAKDAWSLAAVLTLMGVFASIYHPVGIPMLVQNTRRPGFTIGLNGLAGNLGIAVAAVLTGFLVKYFGWRVAFAVPGGLALVFGALFALLAPREHVAPARRAQKTVELPPSVMARVLLVMTLAAISSSLIFNFTTNGNGRLLAERLAGLVDDPATLGVLLALVYTIASLAQLVVGRLIDRYPLKWIYLPIAGSQVVLFALASQATGWPLYAAMLAFMVFVFGAIPFIDAMIVRYVDDRMRSRVSGMRLAVSFGVSSVAVYLLGPTVKAAGFTTLLMVMAMISASTTLFVAFLPGRIPTSAAAPASAPVAAG